From a single Capsicum annuum cultivar UCD-10X-F1 chromosome 12, UCD10Xv1.1, whole genome shotgun sequence genomic region:
- the LOC107851675 gene encoding kinesin-like protein KIN-13B, protein MKPSRGACELFSNIMLKLCMREDGKQQVCIVGLQEYRVSDVKMIKELIDRGNATRSTGANEESSRSHFILQLSVKRSVDGRESKPPVLLGCAGSERGVDTTDNDKQTRCLSTK, encoded by the exons ATGAAGCCATCAAGAGGAGCCTGTGAATTGTTCTCAAACATCATGCT GAAACTTTGCATGAGAGAGGATGGTAAACAACAAGTATGTATAGTTGGATTGCAAGAATACAGGGTCTCTGACGTGAAGATGATTAAAGAGCTCATAGATAGAGGTAATGCAACTAGAAGTACTGGTGCCAATGAGGAATCATCCAGGTCACATTTTATTCTCCAGCTTTCTGTTAAGAGATCAGTAGATGGCAGGGAATCTAAACCTCCCGTGTTATTGGGATGCGCAGGAAGTGAACGTGGCGTAGACACCACTGATAATGATAAGCAAACTAGGTGTTTATCTACTAAATAA
- the LOC107849485 gene encoding uncharacterized protein LOC107849485, with product MVEEINDPLFGMHIFNIRPFKYLIDQVNVDENELFDVVGEIVGHGAIQSHKQNDKISVFMNVELQDHELNNIEATFGGDFVEQITPCLDGSNTAPVVVVMQFIRAHKFQDKYSVCNTWHASKLWVNPDLPQVVDFKTSLIGVRGDNTLRVSQISTQRSYFILDELLSGDVEDKTIAQLVECLHEGNFWMYATIVHIEMENGWSYMGRKRRPKKVKKIGIKFHCKKCDRMGHSAAHRFDPNCEYFK from the exons ATGGTTGAAGAAATAAATGATCCACTTTTTGGTATGCATATCTTCAATATACGACCTTTTAAGTATTTGATTGACCAAGTGAATGTTGACGAGAACGAATTATTTG ATGTCGTTGGTGAGATTGTTGGTCATGGAGCAATTCAATCGCACAAACAAAACGATAAGATCAGTGTCTTTATGAATGTCGAGCTACAAGACCACGA GTTGAACAACATTGAGGCTACTTTTGGGGGTGATTTTGTTGAACAAATCACTCCATGTTTGGATGGATCCAACACTGCTCCAGTCGTAGTTGTTATGCAGTTTATTCGAGCGCATAAATTCCAAG ATAAGTACTCTGTCTGTAATACTTGGCATGCTTCAAAGTTGTGGGTTAATCCCGATCTTCCTCAAGTTGTTGATTTTAAAACCAG TTTGATCGGTGTGCGTGGAGATAACACTTTAAGAGTTAGCCAAATTTCAACTCAGcgttcttattttattttggatgagCTACTGTCTGGAGATGTGGAGGATAAAACTATTGCACAATTAGTTGAGTGTCTTCAT GAGGGGAACTTTTGGATGTATGCAACCATTGTTCATATAGAAATGGAAAATGGTTGGTCATATATGGGTCGCAAAAGGCGCcctaaaaaggtcaaaaaaattGGAATTAAGTTTCATTGCAAGAAATGTGATCGCATGGGTCATTCTGCTGCTCATAGGTTTGATCCCAATTGTGAATATTTTAAATGA